From a region of the Acidimicrobiales bacterium genome:
- a CDS encoding DUF2587 domain-containing protein → MDGGHEEMSERDGEDSLGSVEPEVMSDPSDGSAAEGALDDEIDESIEHPAKVMRVGTMMRQLLEEVRLATLDEPSRDRLREIYATSVAELGTALSPDLREELGRLALPFAEDAAPSVDELRIAQAQLVGWLEGLIQGIQATLFAQQMAAQQQLAGMRRGELEPGAPDEKPGPDVRPGTYL, encoded by the coding sequence ATGGACGGCGGCCACGAGGAGATGAGCGAGAGAGACGGCGAAGATTCGCTGGGGTCCGTCGAGCCCGAGGTCATGAGCGACCCGTCCGATGGTTCGGCTGCCGAGGGTGCGCTCGACGACGAGATCGACGAGTCGATCGAGCATCCGGCCAAGGTGATGCGAGTGGGCACGATGATGCGCCAGCTGCTCGAAGAGGTCCGCCTAGCCACGCTCGACGAGCCCAGCCGGGATCGTCTCCGGGAGATCTACGCCACGTCGGTGGCCGAGTTGGGAACCGCCCTGTCGCCAGACTTGCGTGAGGAACTGGGCCGTCTAGCTCTGCCGTTTGCCGAGGATGCAGCCCCCAGCGTCGACGAGCTTCGGATCGCGCAGGCCCAGTTGGTGGGTTGGCTCGAAGGCCTCATTCAGGGCATTCAAGCCACGCTGTTCGCCCAGCAGATGGCCGCCCAGCAGCAGTTGGCTGGGATGCGCCGCGGCGAGTTGGAACCCGGTGCGCCGGACGAGAAACCGGGCCCCGACGTGCGTCCGGGGACCTACCTGTGA
- the dnaE gene encoding DNA polymerase III subunit alpha: MGSGFTHLHVHTEFSMLDGAARVGDLVDAAVADGQTALGITDHGNMYGILDFYRACRDRGVKPILGTEAYMAHDTRFERPSRRGRVDDSGGQTDGGRKLMYHLTLLAESDTGYRNLIQVASRAFLEGYYYKPRVDWDVLSDHAEGLIATTGCLGGHVLQALMRDDYDDARVKAARLQEIFGKDNLFVELQDQGIPEQHRTNPLLEKLATDLGAPLLATNDSHYTHRDDARAHDALLCVQTGSLMSDPDRFRFSGEEHYLKSAVEMRDLFRDVPSACDNTLWIAERCEVEIEFGNPQLPDFPIPEGFDGADSYLEHLTFEGARKRWGDQLEDKVVERLAYELTTIREMGFSSYFLITWDLISHARGRDIRVGPGRGSAAGCAVAYCLWITDMDPIEYDLLFERFLNPSRISMPDIDMDFDSRYRDEMIRYASEKYGRDHVAQIVTFSQIKARAAVRDAARVLGYPYGMGDRIAKAIPPLIMGRDTPLAACLEETEKHADGFKMASDLRDMYTVDDDVKAVVDVAKGLEGLRRQDGIHAAAVVITREPLTDYLPIQRKPESGQDPEDAPVVTQYEMHGVEDLGLLKMDFLGLRNLDVITDTLALIERTTGQVVDIDEVDLEDAPTYEMLTRGDSIGVFQLESGPMRSLMRSLAPTAFEDVAALVALYRPGPMAANMHNDYADRKNGRKEVEFFHADAEELLADTYGLMIYQESVMRVAQKFAGYSLADADNLRKACGKKDRELMAKERTSFVEGCTATGYGRQLGDELFDTVEQFADYAFNKSHSYGYGYIAYQIAYLKAHFPVQYLAALLTSVKSNLDKAAVYLNECRVLGIEVTVPDVNVARSDFEPVPVLEVGDNAKNGAANGVATGSASKGSAGRIVFGLSAVRNVGEGLVERLVAERDANGPFMDFNDFCERCDTTVLNKRTIESLIKAGAFDAMGHTRQGLLHAHEQIIDHTVARRKEHDMGVMSLFGEVEGDGPTFDERIAIADVEFDKMTRLAFEKEMLGLYVSDHPLLGYEAALRRRCDASITELEDAEEGVFRTVGGVVTNLDKKWTRKGDLMAVFALEDLGASMEVMVFPKTMADHGHKLADDVIVLVKGRIDRRDDLSKIICHEIEVFRTSDLEEVRPVHVHLPIERVRPETVAELKGLLASHPGDSEVFLHLGDRQVLRLPPDYCVDPASGLVAEIRVLLGADAVLAG; this comes from the coding sequence GTGGGTAGCGGCTTTACCCATCTCCATGTCCACACCGAGTTTTCGATGTTGGACGGGGCGGCTCGGGTCGGCGACCTGGTTGACGCCGCGGTGGCTGACGGTCAGACGGCCCTCGGGATCACTGACCACGGCAACATGTACGGGATCCTGGACTTCTATCGGGCCTGTCGCGACCGCGGGGTCAAACCGATCCTGGGTACCGAGGCCTACATGGCCCACGACACACGGTTCGAGCGCCCGTCCCGTCGTGGTCGGGTCGACGACTCCGGTGGTCAGACGGATGGCGGGCGCAAGCTCATGTACCACCTCACGCTCCTGGCTGAGAGCGACACCGGGTACCGCAACCTGATCCAAGTGGCCAGCCGGGCGTTTCTGGAGGGCTACTACTACAAGCCCCGGGTCGACTGGGACGTCCTCTCGGATCATGCCGAGGGCCTGATCGCCACGACCGGCTGCCTTGGTGGGCACGTACTCCAGGCCCTCATGCGCGATGACTACGACGACGCACGGGTCAAGGCCGCCCGCCTCCAGGAGATCTTCGGGAAGGACAACCTGTTCGTTGAACTTCAGGACCAGGGCATCCCCGAGCAGCACCGGACCAACCCACTTCTCGAGAAGTTGGCCACCGACCTGGGAGCCCCGCTGCTGGCCACCAACGACAGCCACTACACCCATCGTGACGACGCCCGGGCCCATGACGCGCTGCTGTGTGTGCAGACCGGCTCGTTGATGAGCGACCCGGACCGCTTCCGATTCTCTGGCGAGGAGCACTACCTGAAGTCGGCCGTCGAGATGCGCGACCTATTCCGTGATGTGCCCTCGGCGTGCGACAACACACTGTGGATCGCTGAGCGGTGCGAGGTAGAGATCGAGTTCGGAAACCCGCAACTACCCGACTTTCCTATCCCCGAGGGGTTCGACGGGGCCGACTCCTACCTCGAGCACCTGACCTTCGAGGGTGCACGCAAGCGGTGGGGTGACCAGTTGGAGGACAAGGTCGTCGAGCGTTTGGCCTACGAACTCACCACGATTCGCGAAATGGGCTTCTCGTCGTACTTCCTGATCACGTGGGACCTCATCAGCCACGCCCGTGGCCGGGACATCCGGGTCGGCCCGGGCCGGGGGAGCGCGGCGGGCTGTGCGGTGGCCTACTGCCTTTGGATTACTGACATGGATCCCATTGAGTACGACTTGCTGTTTGAGCGGTTCCTGAATCCAAGCCGTATCTCCATGCCCGATATCGACATGGACTTCGACTCGCGATACCGCGACGAGATGATCCGCTACGCATCCGAAAAGTACGGCCGTGATCACGTTGCCCAGATCGTAACGTTTTCCCAGATCAAGGCCCGGGCCGCCGTACGCGACGCGGCCCGCGTGCTTGGCTACCCGTACGGAATGGGCGACCGGATCGCCAAGGCCATACCGCCGCTCATTATGGGCCGCGATACCCCGCTGGCGGCCTGCCTGGAGGAAACCGAGAAGCACGCCGACGGGTTCAAGATGGCGTCCGACCTCCGGGACATGTACACCGTCGACGACGACGTGAAGGCCGTGGTCGATGTGGCCAAAGGTCTTGAGGGCCTGCGCCGCCAGGACGGGATCCACGCGGCGGCCGTGGTCATCACCCGTGAACCGCTGACCGACTACCTGCCCATCCAGCGAAAGCCCGAGTCCGGACAGGACCCCGAGGACGCCCCGGTGGTCACCCAGTACGAGATGCATGGCGTGGAGGACCTTGGGCTACTCAAGATGGACTTCCTGGGCCTTCGCAATCTGGATGTCATCACTGACACTCTGGCCCTCATCGAACGCACCACCGGTCAGGTGGTCGACATCGATGAGGTGGACTTGGAGGACGCCCCCACCTACGAGATGCTGACTCGGGGCGACTCCATTGGGGTATTCCAGTTGGAGTCGGGCCCCATGCGATCCCTCATGCGGTCGCTGGCGCCGACGGCATTCGAGGACGTGGCCGCCCTTGTGGCGTTGTACCGGCCGGGTCCGATGGCAGCGAACATGCACAACGACTACGCCGATCGGAAGAACGGCCGTAAGGAGGTCGAGTTCTTCCACGCCGATGCTGAGGAACTACTGGCGGACACTTATGGGCTCATGATCTATCAGGAGTCGGTAATGCGGGTGGCCCAGAAGTTTGCCGGTTACTCGTTGGCCGACGCCGACAACCTTCGCAAGGCGTGCGGCAAGAAGGACCGCGAACTCATGGCAAAGGAGCGGACCTCCTTCGTGGAGGGCTGTACGGCCACGGGGTACGGCAGGCAGCTGGGCGACGAACTCTTCGACACCGTGGAGCAGTTTGCCGATTACGCCTTCAACAAGAGCCACTCCTACGGGTACGGCTACATCGCCTACCAGATCGCCTACCTGAAAGCGCACTTCCCGGTCCAATACCTTGCGGCCCTGCTGACGAGCGTGAAATCGAATCTAGACAAGGCGGCTGTCTACCTGAACGAGTGTCGGGTGCTGGGCATCGAGGTGACGGTGCCAGATGTGAACGTGGCGCGATCCGACTTCGAGCCGGTGCCCGTGCTCGAAGTCGGTGACAATGCAAAGAACGGTGCTGCGAACGGGGTCGCAACCGGGTCCGCGTCGAAGGGGTCGGCTGGCCGCATTGTGTTCGGTCTCTCAGCGGTCCGAAACGTGGGTGAGGGTTTGGTTGAGCGTTTGGTGGCCGAGAGGGACGCCAATGGTCCGTTCATGGATTTCAACGACTTCTGCGAGCGGTGTGACACCACGGTGCTCAACAAGCGCACGATCGAGTCGCTTATCAAGGCCGGGGCGTTCGACGCCATGGGCCACACTCGGCAGGGCCTCCTGCACGCCCACGAGCAGATCATCGACCACACAGTGGCCCGCCGGAAGGAGCACGACATGGGCGTCATGTCGCTCTTCGGTGAGGTCGAGGGTGATGGGCCGACCTTCGATGAGCGGATCGCCATTGCCGACGTCGAGTTCGACAAGATGACCCGTCTGGCCTTTGAGAAGGAAATGCTGGGCCTGTACGTTTCGGACCATCCCCTCCTGGGCTACGAGGCTGCCCTGAGGCGTCGGTGTGACGCCTCGATCACCGAACTGGAGGATGCCGAGGAGGGCGTGTTCCGAACTGTCGGCGGCGTGGTCACCAACCTGGATAAGAAGTGGACGCGCAAGGGCGACCTTATGGCCGTATTCGCGCTGGAGGACCTGGGCGCCTCCATGGAGGTGATGGTCTTCCCCAAGACCATGGCCGACCACGGACACAAGTTGGCCGACGACGTGATCGTGCTGGTCAAGGGACGGATCGACCGGCGAGACGATCTCTCCAAGATCATCTGTCATGAGATCGAGGTGTTCCGTACATCTGACTTGGAGGAGGTCAGGCCGGTGCATGTGCACCTGCCGATCGAGCGGGTGCGACCGGAAACTGTCGCTGAACTGAAGGGCCTCTTGGCGTCCCATCCCGGCGATTCTGAAGTGTTTCTCCATCTGGGGGACCGGCAGGTTCTCCGTCTGCCGCCTGACTATTGCGTCGACCCGGCCAGTGGTCTGGTGGCCGAGATCCGGGTACTCCTGGGGGCCGACGCGGTTCTCGCCGGCTGA
- a CDS encoding nitroreductase family protein → MTVADALRDRRSCRSFADRPLAPGRVDGLVDRARRTPTAGNCQGVEFLVLESGEVAAYWDTTLSADRRADFPWPGLLVAPALVVPWGIPDRYVARYAEADKARTGLGDSAGDWSVPYWLTDAAFAAMALQMLAVEEGLGCCFFGLFDHEAAVAARFGVPDGARAVGTIAIGHPDPLADRQSGSVDRRRRPLGEVLHRGTW, encoded by the coding sequence ATGACCGTCGCCGACGCACTTCGCGACCGGCGGTCCTGTCGATCGTTTGCCGACCGGCCGTTGGCGCCAGGCCGGGTGGACGGTCTCGTCGACCGGGCCCGACGAACCCCGACGGCCGGAAACTGTCAGGGCGTCGAGTTCCTGGTGCTCGAGAGTGGTGAGGTCGCGGCCTATTGGGACACCACGCTGTCTGCCGATCGTCGAGCTGACTTCCCGTGGCCCGGGCTGCTGGTCGCTCCGGCCCTCGTGGTGCCCTGGGGCATTCCTGATCGCTATGTGGCCCGCTATGCCGAAGCCGACAAGGCCCGGACCGGACTCGGGGACTCGGCCGGAGACTGGTCAGTGCCCTATTGGTTGACTGATGCTGCCTTTGCCGCCATGGCTCTCCAGATGCTCGCTGTTGAAGAGGGGTTGGGGTGCTGCTTCTTCGGCCTGTTCGACCACGAGGCAGCGGTGGCCGCACGATTCGGAGTGCCCGATGGGGCACGGGCCGTAGGCACTATCGCCATCGGGCATCCGGATCCGTTGGCTGACCGGCAAAGTGGCTCGGTCGACCGTCGGCGTCGGCCCCTGGGCGAGGTGCTGCATCGCGGCACGTGGTGA
- a CDS encoding OB-fold domain-containing protein has product MSDDTAGETPVIPERLPIVDYLQLGNDPHLLANECTNCGARFFDRRNACAKCGKAEFASARVADDAVLKSFSIVHRAAPGIPVPYVSAIVETRDGTSVRANVVGLDDPMTAELGMSLVFTTYGCGTDDNGTECVAFGYAAV; this is encoded by the coding sequence ATGAGCGATGACACCGCCGGGGAGACCCCGGTCATTCCTGAGCGTCTACCCATAGTCGACTACCTCCAGTTGGGTAACGACCCTCACCTTCTGGCCAACGAGTGCACCAACTGCGGTGCCCGATTCTTTGACAGGCGAAACGCTTGCGCGAAGTGCGGCAAGGCCGAGTTTGCCTCCGCCCGAGTGGCTGATGACGCTGTTCTGAAGTCCTTCAGCATCGTGCACCGAGCGGCGCCGGGCATTCCGGTGCCCTACGTCTCGGCGATCGTCGAGACTCGTGACGGCACGTCCGTGCGGGCGAACGTGGTTGGTCTCGACGACCCGATGACCGCCGAACTGGGGATGAGCCTGGTGTTCACCACCTACGGGTGTGGAACCGACGACAACGGGACCGAGTGCGTGGCCTTCGGCTACGCAGCGGTCTGA
- a CDS encoding thiolase family protein produces the protein MNDAVWVLGTSMTRFGRYPELDAVDLASRACLDALADGGVTIHDMDVMGAGTLFQAQAGMGQRIQKQIGQTGIPVFNVTNACATGATAIRTVYLAIKAGEAQMGLAVGVEQMGKMGLLRGGAKDEAKVYEPAGRYGAVAPIDGILGTETMPGVFAQAGMGYAYENDGVGFEQFAKVAYKNHLHSTLNPLAQYRKEFSMEEIMGSPVQSYPNTLLMCCPTGDGAAAAVLVSEERLRSLPTEVQKRAVKISASVLTSDPWVESGQVQPDVNTLTRNAAAQAYEAAGIGPEDLDLVELHDCFATAELIHYDNLGLCERGGAGDFIDSGAPFRDGRIPVNVSGGLISKGHPIGATGVANVYEVTTHLRGEAGDRQVEGATVGLAHVIGLGSACGIHILEKAA, from the coding sequence ATGAACGATGCAGTTTGGGTGCTGGGAACAAGCATGACCCGATTCGGGCGGTATCCCGAACTCGATGCAGTGGATCTAGCGTCAAGAGCGTGTCTAGACGCGCTGGCTGATGGCGGGGTGACCATCCACGACATGGACGTGATGGGCGCTGGCACGCTGTTTCAGGCCCAGGCGGGTATGGGGCAACGGATCCAGAAGCAGATTGGACAGACCGGGATTCCCGTGTTCAACGTGACTAACGCGTGCGCCACCGGTGCTACGGCTATTCGGACCGTCTATCTGGCCATCAAGGCCGGAGAGGCCCAGATGGGCCTGGCTGTTGGCGTGGAGCAGATGGGGAAGATGGGCCTGTTGCGGGGCGGCGCTAAGGACGAAGCCAAGGTCTACGAGCCTGCGGGTCGCTACGGCGCTGTGGCGCCTATCGACGGCATTCTCGGCACCGAGACCATGCCGGGCGTGTTCGCTCAGGCTGGCATGGGGTACGCCTATGAGAACGACGGGGTGGGCTTCGAGCAGTTCGCCAAGGTGGCCTACAAGAACCACCTGCACTCCACGCTGAACCCGCTAGCTCAGTACCGCAAGGAGTTCTCCATGGAGGAGATTATGGGCTCCCCGGTACAGAGTTACCCCAACACCCTGCTCATGTGCTGCCCGACCGGCGATGGTGCAGCCGCCGCCGTACTGGTATCCGAGGAGCGGCTGCGTTCCCTGCCGACCGAGGTCCAGAAGCGGGCCGTGAAGATCTCAGCTTCGGTGCTGACCAGCGATCCGTGGGTGGAGAGCGGCCAAGTGCAGCCCGACGTCAACACGCTGACCCGTAACGCTGCCGCTCAGGCCTACGAGGCGGCCGGCATTGGCCCAGAGGATCTCGACCTGGTCGAGCTCCACGACTGCTTCGCCACCGCCGAGCTCATTCACTACGACAACCTGGGCCTATGCGAGCGGGGCGGGGCTGGCGACTTCATCGACTCCGGTGCGCCGTTTCGCGACGGTCGGATTCCAGTGAACGTGTCGGGGGGCTTGATCTCCAAGGGGCACCCCATTGGGGCAACCGGGGTGGCCAACGTCTATGAGGTCACTACACACCTGCGCGGAGAGGCCGGCGACCGTCAGGTCGAAGGAGCGACGGTGGGTCTGGCCCATGTCATCGGGCTTGGCTCAGCGTGCGGCATCCACATCCTCGAGAAGGCCGCCTGA
- a CDS encoding thioredoxin domain-containing protein: MNLLASQSSPYLRQHADNPVDWYPWGPEAIAAAVERDVPILLSVGYSACHWCHVMAHECFENAEIAATMNAGFVNVKVDREERPDIDSIYMDAVTALTGRGGWPMTVFCHPDGRPFHGGTYWPDQPRGGMPSFPQVLDAVTTAWTTRRDDLDGLGDRLTASMARHGDLPAAEAPPPPDVMTTAVGHLSDQHDDEWGGFGGAPKFPQAMSLEALLRHLSARHAAGKADRRAVEVATTTLDAMASGGMYDQLAGGFARYSVDPWWLVPHFEKMLYDNALLARTYLHGWRVLGHQRWLQVATETIDYVLADLRHPDGGFFSAEDADSEGAEGTFYVWSEDEIREVCENLGQGVAKSAIEWYGVTGNGNFEGANILHRPVRGDLIRPEPVERARRALLDRREQRIRPGLDDKVLTEWNGLMLATLSEAAMTVGQEDWLDAARSNADFLCRTLRRDDGRWLRSWQANAGAHTLGYAADHAAMVDGLTRLGEASGEARWTETAVSTADVLLDRFLDVDHGGFHSTGHDAEALVRRPKDLMDNAQPSANSLAAVALLRLGALVGDARYTEAAEGVLRLLGEQTGAHPTAFGHLLGAADLFHAGITEIVVTGDRPDLVVAAANTWRPNVVLAWGEPFGGPLWAGRNGDRAWVCRNFTCKAPVDTPDALRAALAEQS, translated from the coding sequence GTGAACCTCCTGGCCAGCCAGTCCAGTCCCTACCTCCGCCAGCACGCCGACAATCCGGTGGATTGGTATCCGTGGGGTCCGGAGGCCATAGCTGCAGCCGTCGAACGTGACGTCCCCATCCTGTTGAGCGTGGGGTACTCGGCCTGCCACTGGTGCCATGTCATGGCCCACGAGTGCTTCGAGAACGCCGAGATCGCTGCGACGATGAACGCCGGCTTCGTGAACGTGAAAGTTGACCGCGAGGAACGTCCGGACATCGATTCGATCTACATGGATGCCGTAACCGCTCTAACCGGACGGGGTGGCTGGCCTATGACGGTGTTCTGCCATCCTGACGGCCGCCCGTTCCACGGTGGCACCTACTGGCCGGACCAGCCCCGGGGCGGCATGCCGTCCTTCCCCCAAGTTCTGGATGCTGTGACTACGGCATGGACGACCCGGCGCGACGATCTGGACGGTCTAGGTGACCGGCTCACCGCCTCGATGGCCCGTCACGGCGATCTTCCCGCAGCTGAGGCTCCCCCCCCACCCGACGTCATGACCACCGCTGTCGGCCACCTGAGCGACCAGCACGACGATGAATGGGGAGGGTTCGGGGGCGCTCCTAAGTTCCCGCAGGCCATGAGCCTCGAAGCCCTGCTTCGACACTTGTCGGCCCGTCATGCCGCCGGGAAGGCGGATCGACGGGCCGTCGAGGTAGCCACCACCACGCTGGATGCCATGGCCTCAGGCGGCATGTATGACCAGTTGGCCGGCGGTTTTGCCCGCTACTCGGTTGACCCGTGGTGGCTCGTTCCCCACTTCGAGAAGATGCTGTACGACAACGCCCTACTGGCCCGGACCTACCTCCACGGGTGGCGGGTTCTGGGTCACCAACGGTGGCTGCAGGTAGCCACCGAGACCATCGACTACGTGTTGGCTGATCTGCGCCATCCGGACGGTGGGTTCTTCTCAGCTGAGGATGCCGATTCAGAGGGCGCCGAAGGGACCTTCTACGTCTGGTCTGAGGACGAGATACGAGAGGTTTGCGAGAACCTGGGGCAAGGTGTGGCCAAGTCGGCCATCGAGTGGTACGGCGTCACCGGGAATGGAAACTTTGAGGGGGCGAACATTCTCCACCGTCCCGTCAGGGGTGACCTGATTCGACCCGAACCTGTCGAACGAGCCCGCCGGGCACTGCTGGACCGCCGGGAGCAGCGGATCCGTCCCGGGCTGGACGACAAGGTCCTCACCGAATGGAACGGTCTGATGCTGGCCACGCTCTCAGAGGCGGCCATGACTGTGGGCCAAGAGGACTGGCTCGATGCCGCACGGTCCAATGCCGACTTCCTGTGTCGGACGCTACGTCGTGACGACGGACGCTGGCTGCGATCGTGGCAAGCGAACGCTGGCGCTCACACGCTCGGTTACGCGGCGGACCACGCTGCCATGGTCGACGGCCTGACCCGTCTCGGCGAGGCCTCGGGAGAAGCGCGCTGGACCGAAACAGCCGTGTCAACTGCAGACGTGCTGTTGGACCGTTTTCTGGACGTCGACCACGGTGGGTTCCACTCCACCGGACACGACGCCGAGGCTCTGGTTCGGCGTCCCAAGGACCTGATGGATAACGCCCAACCATCAGCCAACAGCCTCGCCGCTGTGGCCCTCCTGCGCCTCGGGGCCCTGGTGGGCGACGCCCGCTACACCGAGGCTGCTGAAGGCGTACTGAGACTGCTGGGCGAGCAAACGGGCGCGCACCCCACGGCGTTCGGCCACCTCCTGGGAGCCGCCGACCTGTTCCACGCCGGGATCACCGAGATCGTGGTGACCGGTGACCGACCCGACCTGGTGGTCGCGGCGGCCAATACGTGGCGACCCAATGTCGTCCTTGCATGGGGCGAGCCGTTCGGTGGACCGTTGTGGGCGGGGCGAAATGGCGACCGGGCCTGGGTGTGCCGAAACTTCACCTGCAAGGCCCCCGTCGATACTCCCGACGCTTTACGGGCTGCGTTGGCCGAGCAGTCCTGA
- a CDS encoding 1,4-dihydroxy-2-naphthoate polyprenyltransferase, producing MNRWILGARPRTLPAAVVPVLVGTAVAAGSGIIWWRAAAALVVALALQVATNYANDLSDGVRGTDGPQRVGPTRLVGSGLADAAEVRLAMLIAFGVAAVAGLALAVAVTPWLLLVGAASIAAGWLYTGGPQPYGYLGLGEVFVFVFFGLVATVGSVYVHQQEVPVLVWPAAVSVGFLACSLLVVNNLRDRPTDAESGKRTLAVRMGDRPTRILYVVLIDGALIAGSLCAISRPWAVLVLGAGVVAGPAVRRVLADAEGSDLIDVLGRTGRTQLVAGALLTLGLVLSV from the coding sequence ATGAACCGGTGGATCCTCGGGGCGCGACCTCGCACCCTGCCTGCAGCGGTAGTGCCCGTGTTGGTTGGAACCGCCGTGGCCGCCGGGTCGGGGATCATCTGGTGGAGAGCTGCTGCCGCACTGGTGGTAGCCCTCGCCCTGCAGGTGGCCACGAACTACGCCAACGACCTGTCCGACGGCGTACGAGGTACCGACGGACCCCAACGCGTCGGTCCGACTCGGCTGGTCGGTTCAGGTCTCGCCGACGCCGCTGAGGTACGTCTGGCCATGCTGATCGCCTTCGGGGTGGCTGCGGTGGCCGGTCTGGCCCTGGCCGTTGCCGTGACGCCGTGGTTGCTGTTAGTCGGTGCAGCATCTATTGCCGCCGGCTGGCTCTACACCGGTGGCCCCCAGCCGTACGGCTACCTCGGATTGGGAGAGGTGTTCGTCTTCGTGTTCTTCGGACTGGTGGCCACCGTGGGCAGCGTCTACGTCCACCAGCAGGAGGTTCCGGTCCTGGTCTGGCCAGCAGCGGTATCCGTGGGCTTTTTGGCCTGTTCGCTGCTGGTAGTCAACAACCTGCGCGATCGACCGACTGACGCCGAATCCGGGAAGCGGACCCTCGCCGTCCGGATGGGGGACCGGCCGACCCGGATCCTCTATGTGGTGTTGATCGACGGGGCGCTCATCGCGGGTTCGCTGTGCGCCATCTCGAGGCCGTGGGCCGTACTGGTGCTCGGGGCCGGCGTGGTGGCCGGTCCGGCGGTGCGGCGGGTGCTGGCCGATGCCGAAGGGTCCGACCTGATAGACGTGCTGGGTCGTACGGGCCGCACCCAGCTGGTGGCCGGTGCACTCCTGACCTTGGGACTCGTTCTGTCGGTCTGA
- a CDS encoding ubiquinone/menaquinone biosynthesis methyltransferase has translation MSDPSRFPETRRIPNPGAPLPTGEEKAAAVRSMFDAIAPRYDLVNRIMTFRLDVRWRKRTVRRLSLPDCSTVLDLACGTGDLCRDLSNAGHRPIGMDLSWGMLAAARTEAPLVHADALRLPAADGSIDGVTCGFALRNFTSLEPFLAELARVLRPGGRIALLEVDRPRNPVLRIGHGVYFGRVVPLVGGVFSNRDAYRYLPRSVAYLPSEGTLLATIEAAGFTELAKDRCSGGIAQLLTATRT, from the coding sequence ATGAGCGACCCAAGCCGCTTCCCTGAGACCAGGCGCATTCCAAACCCCGGCGCACCCCTCCCCACCGGGGAGGAGAAGGCCGCCGCGGTGCGCTCCATGTTCGACGCCATTGCCCCTCGGTACGACCTGGTTAACCGGATCATGACGTTTCGCCTGGACGTCCGTTGGCGGAAACGGACAGTACGACGCCTCTCTCTCCCGGACTGCTCGACCGTCCTCGACCTGGCCTGCGGGACCGGCGACCTATGCCGTGACCTGTCCAACGCAGGCCATCGCCCCATTGGAATGGACTTGTCGTGGGGGATGCTGGCCGCCGCCCGGACCGAGGCGCCCCTCGTCCACGCCGACGCGCTGCGCCTACCGGCCGCCGACGGATCTATTGATGGGGTGACATGCGGATTCGCTCTGCGGAACTTCACCAGCCTCGAACCGTTCCTGGCCGAACTGGCCAGAGTGCTGCGCCCGGGCGGCCGGATCGCCCTGCTCGAGGTTGACCGACCCCGAAACCCCGTGCTGCGAATCGGCCACGGCGTGTACTTCGGCCGGGTCGTGCCATTGGTGGGCGGGGTGTTTTCCAATCGGGATGCCTACCGCTACCTGCCTCGATCCGTGGCCTACCTGCCTTCCGAAGGCACGCTTCTGGCCACCATCGAGGCGGCGGGATTTACCGAGTTAGCCAAAGACCGGTGCAGTGGCGGTATCGCCCAGCTACTAACCGCCACGCGAACCTGA